From the genome of Leptotrichia sp. HSP-342:
ATTTAACAATGCACAAATTTCCCCATTTGGAAAGCCTTTGTATATAAAGCCTGAAATTAAGCATAATAATAGTAAACTCGATTTTTACCTGGAAACTGAAAAAGATAAAATTTATGTTGAGGTAAAAGGCTGTACTTTGGTAAATGGAAAAACTGCTCAATTTCCTGGCTCTCCTTCCGCGCGTGCCTTAAAACATCTGAAGGAACTGATAGAACTTAAAAAAGAGGGATTTAGAACAGCTGTTTTTATTTTAATTTTTAGAAAATCAGAAATTTTTGCACCTGAACATATTATTGACAGGGACTTTTCAGAAACTTTTTATGAAGCGATAAAAAATGGAGTGAAAATTTATCCAATGCTTTTGGAATATAAAGAAGATGGAAAGGTGTATTTTGTGAAAAATATAGAGATAGCTGAAAAGATGTTTTAGAGATATTCTTGATACTAATAAATTAAATAGTAACAGGAGTTAAGAAAAGTTATTTTGGATTTAAGTATGCATGGAATGATATAAATTTAAATCCAAGATTTAAGGTAATTTTTTAGAAATAGAATTTTAAGTTTTGTAAATAAAGATATTTTTAGAAGGGAGAGAACAGAAAACGTTTTCTCCCTTTATTTTATAGTAAAACCCATTCAAAACAGAACTATCTTATCAAATAAAACAGAAGTAACTGCTTCCTCAAGCATATTAAAATTATGAGCTATGTTTTTTAATTTCTTCTTAAGCTTTATCTATCCATACAATGTGTTGGAACTTATGTTGAATTGAAATAACATTTTTATTTTTCAGTTTTCATAATAAAAATTTAAAATTCTTTTTCTATAAAATCTTTTTTATATGCCGTAATATTATTATACCGTATTTTTAGGTCGTTTTTGTATGAGTTTTACTATATTTTCACATTGAAACACTTCTTAAAGACATTTTCTTCAAAAAAATCGATATTACTTTAGTTAAAAAAATCTAGTTTTACCTATAAAAATCATAATAAGTCAAGACATTTTATATTATATACAATTTTTGATTTAATTTTAAATTAATTTTCTATAATTGTTAGAAACTCAGTATTTATGGGATATTTTTGTTAATTCAGAAAATCAGAAATGTAATCTAAAAAAATAAACTCATAATTGTTATTATGAAAACGCTTGTAATAATCACTATTACAGGGCAAATAATAATTATGGGGTGAAAATGGGTAGTGAAAATTGATTTTAATGAAAGTGATTTATTACGTGAAATATTGAATTTTAAAATTATTGACAGAAGATATATTGAAGAGAAATATAGCTTTAAAAACTTGGACTACACGCTTGATAACTTAAATAATTTTTTGCTAGAGAATGATAACAGCATAATACATAAGGATAAAAATCACTTCTTCTATTTTGGAAAATATAATGAAGACATATTTAAGATAGAAGATAGAGAAATAAATACAAAAATGACATTCAGAAGAGAACTTATAACACTAATTTTACTCTTTGGAAATGAAAAACTGAATATTTACAAGTTCAACAAAAACATAAGAAGAATTCAAGAAAACAACAGGAATATACAAAATGATCTAAGACAGGTGCTGAAGATATTTGGGATAAATTATTCTGAATATGAAAAATCAAGAAGTATAGAAAGATTGTTTGAAGAAAGAGGATACGATTTTAAAAGGTTAAAGGAAAACTATTTAAAAGAAATACTTTCCAGAAGAATTGAAAAGAATCATTTAGGAAAAAGTACATATCAGGAAAATCTTTATTTTAAAATTATTGAAGAAATATTAGAAGTAAAAAATATAA
Proteins encoded in this window:
- the sfsA gene encoding DNA/RNA nuclease SfsA, with translation MKKNKILYTINYDKIVNFKERVTRFTVRFEFKSNCKNEDYSGEEFAHLHDTGRLTELLIDGAELLIKKANNENRKTRWDVIAVKVHGEIILINTAFHRYITESIFNNAQISPFGKPLYIKPEIKHNNSKLDFYLETEKDKIYVEVKGCTLVNGKTAQFPGSPSARALKHLKELIELKKEGFRTAVFILIFRKSEIFAPEHIIDRDFSETFYEAIKNGVKIYPMLLEYKEDGKVYFVKNIEIAEKMF